One Brassica napus cultivar Da-Ae chromosome A5, Da-Ae, whole genome shotgun sequence DNA window includes the following coding sequences:
- the LOC106382524 gene encoding cell division cycle 20.2, cofactor of APC complex-like: protein MNAGMMNWKEHGRKIPKENLDRFIPNRSAMDFDFAHHALTEALIEARDGKKEEALELSPSKEAYRKRLAETLGLNRTRILAFRNKPQPPPHSHYYSHHQQQQPLKPRRRRIPQSCSKVLDAPNMLDDFYLNLLDWGSRNVLAIALGHTLYLWDASTGSVSEFVTIEEDQGPITSISWAPDGSHVALGLDNSQVQLWDSSSNRKIRTLNGVHHSRVGSLAWNNHILTTGGMDGMIVNNDVRIRSHVVDTYRGHTGEICGLKWSGSGMQLASGGNDNVVHVWDRSSASPTQWLHRLEEHTSAVKALAWCPFQSNLLATGGGGIDGAIKFWNTHTGACLNSLDTESQVCALLWSKNDRELLSSHGFSHNHLALWKYPSLVKMAELTGHTSRVLYMTQSPDGCTVASAAGDESLRFWDVFGMPETAKKPDQKAAAHEPFSRVPRIR, encoded by the coding sequence ATGAATGCAGGTATGATGAACTGGAAGGAACATGGTCGGAAGATTCCCAAGGAAAATCTGGACAGATTCATACCGAACAGATCAGCTATGGATTTCGACTTTGCTCATCACGCCCTCACCGAAGCCCTAATCGAAGCAAGAGAcggcaaaaaagaagaagcgcTGGAGCTCTCACCCTCCAAAGAGGCTTACAGGAAGCGTTTGGCGGAAACGCTCGGTCTCAACCGCACCCGTATTCTCGCCTTCAGGAACAAACCTCAACCTCCTCCCCACTCTCATTATTACTCTCaccaccaacaacaacaacctctAAAGCCTCGCCGACGACGCATTCCTCAGTCTTGTAGCAAAGTCTTGGATGCTCCCAACATGCTTGACGACTTCTACCTCAACTTGCTTGACTGGGGTTCTCGTAACGTCTTAGCTATTGCCTTGGGCCACACTCTTTACCTCTGGGATGCTTCTACCGGCTCTGTATCTGAGTTCGTGACCATTGAGGAAGACCAAGGACCCATCACAAGCATAAGCTGGGCACCTGATGGTTCCCACGTTGCACTTGGCCTCGACAACTCTCAAGTCCAGCTTTGGGATTCTTCATCCAACCGCAAGATAAGAACTTTGAACGGTGTCCACCACTCTAGAGTAGGATCACTTGCATGGAACAATCACATCCTCACAACCGGAGGAATGGACGGGATGATTGTCAACAACGATGTCAGGATCAGGTCGCATGTTGTGGACACTTACAGAGGTCACACTGGGGAGATTTGTGGACTCAAGTGGTCAGGTTCTGGAATGCAGCTTGCTAGTGGTGGCAACGATAATGTGGTTCACGTATGGGATCGCTCTTCTGCGTCTCCCACGCAATGGCTGCACAGGCTTGAGGAACATACTTCCGCCGTGAAAGCTCTTGCTTGGTGCCCCTTCCAATCGAATTTGCTTGCAACTGGTGGTGGTGGAATAGATGGGGCGATCAAGTTCTGGAACACTCACACCGGAGCTTGCTTGAACTCTCTAGACACAGAATCCCAAGTGTGTGCTTTGTTGTGGAGCAAGAATGATAGAGAGTTGCTTAGCTCACATGGGTTTTCTCACAACCACCTTGCACTTTGGAAGTACCCATCCTTGGTGAAAATGGCTGAGCTCACTGGCCATACGTCAAGAGTTCTGTATATGACACAGAGTCCTGATGGCTGTACCGTTGCTTCTGCAGCAGGAGACGAGAGTTTGAGGTTTTGGGATGTTTTTGGAATGCCAGAGACTGCCAAAAAACCTGATCAGAAAGCAGCAGCCCATGAGCCATTTTCTCGCGTGCCTCGTATCCGTTGA